A section of the Bacillus pumilus genome encodes:
- a CDS encoding PqqD family protein: MIQLLNNKLKIERVPALAPYVTLQKRHLTDTQYGSTLPINESAYHMLTKVDGKRTEASITAELADLFQVDESVISRDFYQLMMGLNQHHLLSIHYQSPYRIVTACCQFFKQYQLKMKERFDCTGHSFLHIFGTALLMVTRKIIFFWMLFMVMAGIAFLFIPDRSIAAIAIYFTIIYFGLITGTALHEAAHGYAHRKFAGRDGPQGFFASDMMSVKFVRPVLDPFQKKQVWITLLGPLVPGVIGAAGIILTVLCLKENPISTGFFIFSITYFIQLLYLLPFMGDGKSIMKQLLLGGMGGQRS, encoded by the coding sequence ATGATTCAACTTCTTAACAATAAGCTAAAGATTGAGCGGGTACCGGCACTCGCGCCGTATGTGACTTTACAAAAGAGACATCTCACGGATACGCAATATGGAAGCACACTCCCGATTAATGAAAGTGCCTATCATATGTTAACGAAAGTAGATGGCAAAAGGACAGAAGCGAGTATTACAGCAGAGCTCGCCGATTTGTTTCAAGTCGATGAGTCTGTGATTTCTCGAGACTTTTATCAACTGATGATGGGGTTGAATCAGCATCATTTACTGTCTATTCATTATCAATCACCGTATCGGATTGTGACAGCTTGCTGTCAATTTTTCAAACAGTATCAATTGAAAATGAAGGAACGATTTGATTGCACTGGTCACTCGTTCCTTCATATTTTTGGGACAGCATTACTCATGGTGACACGTAAAATCATCTTTTTCTGGATGCTTTTTATGGTCATGGCAGGAATCGCTTTTTTATTCATTCCTGATCGATCAATTGCAGCCATTGCGATTTATTTTACAATTATTTATTTTGGATTAATTACCGGGACCGCCTTACATGAGGCAGCACACGGCTATGCGCATCGTAAATTTGCGGGACGGGATGGTCCACAAGGTTTTTTTGCGAGTGATATGATGTCTGTGAAATTTGTGAGACCTGTATTAGATCCGTTTCAGAAAAAGCAGGTATGGATTACCTTGCTTGGGCCGCTTGTCCCAGGTGTGATCGGAGCAGCAGGGATCATTTTGACCGTATTATGTCTAAAAGAAAATCCAATTTCAACAGGTTTCTTTATTTTTTCTATCACGTATTTTATTCAATTACTCTATCTTCTTCCTTTTATGGGGGATGGTAAATCTATTATGAAGCAGCTATTGCTTGGGGGAATGGGAGGACAACGATCATGA
- the queG gene encoding tRNA epoxyqueuosine(34) reductase QueG: protein MHVGELKEELIQYAKEIGVDKIRFASADTFDSLKDRLILHESLGYLSGFEEPDIEKRTNPSLLLPKAKSIVAIALAYPSKMKDAPRSTKDARRGIFCRASWGTDYHVVLKKKLDMLEEFLRSKHVDIRTKSMVDTGELSDRAVAERAGIGFSAKNCMIITPEFGSYVYLAEMITNVPFEPDEKIEDQCGTCNKCVDSCPTGALVNPGQLNSQRCISFLTQTKGFLPDEFRSKIGNRLYGCDTCQIVCPINKGKDFHLHPEMEPDPEIAKPLLKPLLTISNREFKEKYGHVSGSWRGKKPIQRNAILALAHFKDTSALPVLIELMHKDPRPVIRGTAAWAIGKIGDDQQLPELEKALERESDEEAKEEIVKGIELLQTPLNTK from the coding sequence ATTCATGTTGGAGAATTAAAAGAAGAATTGATTCAATATGCGAAAGAAATTGGTGTTGATAAAATCCGATTTGCAAGTGCTGATACATTTGATTCATTAAAAGACCGCCTCATCTTACATGAATCGTTAGGGTATTTGTCAGGCTTTGAAGAGCCTGATATCGAAAAACGAACAAACCCTTCTTTGCTGCTTCCGAAGGCCAAATCAATTGTTGCGATAGCGCTCGCATATCCTTCTAAAATGAAAGATGCTCCTCGAAGTACAAAGGATGCAAGAAGAGGGATCTTCTGCCGTGCCTCTTGGGGAACAGACTATCATGTTGTGCTGAAAAAAAAGCTCGACATGCTTGAAGAATTCTTGCGTAGCAAACATGTCGACATCCGAACAAAATCAATGGTGGACACAGGTGAACTGTCTGATCGTGCAGTAGCGGAACGCGCTGGCATCGGTTTTAGTGCGAAGAACTGTATGATTATCACGCCAGAGTTTGGGTCTTATGTGTATTTGGCCGAAATGATCACAAATGTCCCCTTTGAACCGGATGAGAAAATTGAAGACCAGTGCGGGACGTGTAATAAATGTGTCGATTCGTGTCCAACTGGTGCACTTGTGAATCCAGGGCAACTGAATTCACAACGATGTATTTCCTTTTTAACGCAAACAAAAGGGTTTTTGCCTGACGAATTTCGTTCGAAAATAGGAAATCGATTGTATGGGTGTGATACGTGCCAAATTGTCTGCCCGATCAATAAAGGAAAGGACTTTCACCTGCATCCTGAAATGGAGCCGGACCCAGAAATTGCGAAGCCGCTCTTAAAGCCGCTTCTTACGATCAGTAATCGTGAGTTTAAAGAAAAATACGGTCATGTTTCAGGTTCATGGCGGGGGAAAAAGCCGATTCAGCGAAATGCAATTTTGGCACTCGCTCATTTTAAAGATACCTCTGCCTTACCAGTGTTAATTGAGTTGATGCACAAGGACCCAAGACCGGTCATTCGGGGAACGGCTGCTTGGGCAATTGGCAAAATTGGCGACGATCAGCAGCTTCCAGAGCTGGAAAAAGCCCTTGAACGGGAAAGTGATGAAGAAGCAAAAGAGGAGATTGTGAAAGGGATTGAGCTTTTACAGACACCTTTAAATACTAAATAA
- a CDS encoding amidase domain-containing protein, whose protein sequence is MKQLLEKTLEDRLAYLINDRAIKQPQLMSDVEAVERKKELFARRQVEIVKAKAKATLLDSSIQDDGAQHVQYLAHLTYVCKDVDESFYLEEQVEKREAFLYNDMLVKDRLMIEKRQMEDQVDERFQTEEQFGRAFHYDRRAAVQYAETYWNKRNPAYKNFEDNCTNFISQCLKAGNAPTRGYPNRGSGWWVRPHTWSYSWTVAHSMKNYLANSKAGLRAQKLKDAQELQIGDVICYDFEGDGRYNHTTIVVDHDKGGMPLVNAQTYDSRMRYWSYEDSTAYTPAIRYMFFHILDDAAKDS, encoded by the coding sequence GTGAAACAATTATTAGAGAAAACTTTAGAAGACAGGCTGGCGTATTTAATCAATGACCGTGCAATCAAACAACCACAGCTCATGTCTGATGTGGAAGCAGTCGAACGGAAAAAAGAACTTTTTGCTAGAAGACAGGTGGAGATTGTCAAAGCGAAAGCCAAAGCAACACTCCTCGATTCTTCGATTCAGGATGACGGGGCTCAGCATGTGCAGTATCTCGCTCATCTTACTTATGTATGCAAGGATGTAGACGAATCTTTTTATTTAGAGGAGCAGGTAGAAAAAAGAGAAGCGTTCCTTTACAACGACATGCTTGTGAAAGACCGGTTGATGATAGAAAAGCGCCAAATGGAAGATCAAGTGGATGAGCGTTTTCAAACCGAAGAACAGTTTGGGAGAGCCTTTCACTATGACCGACGGGCAGCTGTGCAATATGCGGAGACGTACTGGAATAAACGAAATCCTGCCTATAAAAATTTTGAAGATAACTGCACAAATTTTATTTCACAATGCTTGAAGGCTGGAAATGCGCCAACGAGAGGGTATCCGAACCGCGGATCTGGCTGGTGGGTACGGCCGCATACGTGGAGCTATAGCTGGACAGTAGCTCATTCGATGAAAAATTATTTAGCAAATTCGAAAGCGGGTTTAAGAGCACAGAAACTCAAAGATGCACAGGAACTTCAAATTGGTGATGTCATTTGCTACGATTTTGAGGGAGATGGCAGGTATAATCATACAACCATTGTTGTCGATCACGATAAAGGTGGAATGCCTCTTGTGAATGCTCAGACATATGACAGTCGAATGCGTTATTGGTCGTATGAGGATTCAACCGCCTATACACCAGCTATTCGATATATGTTTTTTCACATTTTGGACGATGCCGCGAAGGATAGTTAA
- the trmL gene encoding tRNA (uridine(34)/cytosine(34)/5-carboxymethylaminomethyluridine(34)-2'-O)-methyltransferase TrmL has translation MGLHVVLYQPEIPANTGNIARTCAATNTTLHLIRPLGFSTDDKMLKRAGLDYWKYANVVYHDSLDELFEAHPKGQFFYITKFGQKPHTTFDYSQLDEDYFFVFGRETSGLPKDLIERNMDRCLRLPMTEHVRSLNLSNTAAILVYEALRQQQYRDLI, from the coding sequence TTGGGACTTCATGTCGTTTTATATCAACCAGAGATTCCAGCTAATACTGGAAATATTGCGCGTACATGTGCAGCAACAAATACAACCCTTCATCTGATTCGTCCGCTTGGTTTTTCGACAGATGATAAAATGCTGAAGCGTGCAGGACTCGATTATTGGAAATATGCCAATGTAGTCTATCATGACTCGCTTGATGAATTGTTTGAGGCTCATCCAAAGGGGCAATTCTTCTATATCACAAAATTTGGCCAAAAGCCGCATACGACATTTGATTACTCTCAGCTAGATGAAGACTATTTCTTCGTATTTGGCAGAGAGACAAGTGGGTTACCGAAAGATTTGATCGAGCGGAATATGGACCGCTGTCTTCGTTTACCGATGACAGAACATGTTCGTTCTCTGAATCTATCGAATACGGCAGCAATTCTTGTGTATGAAGCACTTCGCCAGCAGCAATACCGTGATCTGATTTGA
- a CDS encoding PrkA family serine protein kinase, whose amino-acid sequence MDILKKIEQHREEEQRLKWEGTFGEYLDIIKENPLVAQSAHSRVYHMIKDSGIEEENGVRTYKFFDQELFGLEESLERLVEEYFHPAAKRLDVRKRILLLMGPVSGGKSTLVTRLKRGLEEYSLTDNGAVYAIKGCPMHEDPLHLIPQNLREDFYREYGIRVQGNLSPLNMMRLEEEFGGRIEDVRVERIFFSEDKRTGIGTFSPSDPKSQDIADLTGSIDFSTIAEFGSESDPRAYRFDGELNKANRGMMEFQEMLKCDEKFLWHLLSLTQEGNFKAGRFALISADELIVAHTNETEYRSFISNKKNEALHSRIIVMPIPYNLKVTEEERIYHKMISESDVADVHIAPHTLKVAAMFSILTRLKEPKRSDIDLVKKMRLYDGESVEGFQSADIDEMKKEFHDEGMSGIDPRYVINRISSTIIRKNMESINALDVLRSLKEGLDQHPSISSEDRERYLNFISVARKEYDDIAKKEVQKAFVYSYEESAKTLMDNYLDNVEAYCNKNKLRDPLTGEEMNPDEKLMRSIEEQIGISENAKKAFREEILIRISAYARKGKRFDYNSHERLREAIQKKLFADLKDVVKITTSTKTPDEQQLKKVNEVVARLIDEHGYNSTSANELLKYVGSLLNR is encoded by the coding sequence ATGGATATTTTAAAGAAAATCGAACAGCACAGAGAAGAAGAGCAGCGTCTTAAATGGGAAGGAACATTTGGCGAGTATTTAGACATTATAAAGGAAAATCCACTTGTCGCTCAATCTGCTCATTCTCGCGTTTATCATATGATTAAAGACAGCGGGATTGAAGAGGAGAATGGGGTCAGAACGTACAAATTTTTTGATCAGGAGCTTTTTGGATTAGAGGAATCGTTGGAAAGATTAGTGGAAGAATATTTTCACCCTGCTGCCAAACGGCTTGATGTGAGGAAGCGTATTTTGTTGTTAATGGGACCAGTGAGCGGTGGGAAATCTACACTTGTTACTAGGCTGAAAAGAGGACTAGAAGAATATTCACTGACAGATAATGGCGCAGTCTATGCGATCAAAGGCTGCCCGATGCATGAAGATCCGCTTCATCTTATTCCGCAAAATCTGCGTGAGGATTTCTATAGAGAGTATGGCATTCGTGTACAGGGGAATTTGTCCCCTTTGAATATGATGAGGCTGGAAGAGGAATTCGGCGGGCGAATTGAGGACGTAAGGGTTGAACGGATCTTTTTCTCAGAGGATAAACGGACCGGGATTGGTACCTTTAGTCCGTCTGATCCGAAATCTCAAGACATTGCTGATTTAACAGGAAGCATTGACTTTTCCACTATTGCTGAATTTGGATCAGAGTCAGATCCAAGGGCCTACCGCTTTGATGGAGAACTCAATAAAGCAAACCGGGGAATGATGGAGTTTCAGGAGATGTTAAAGTGTGATGAGAAATTTCTATGGCATCTTCTGTCATTAACGCAAGAAGGAAATTTTAAAGCAGGCCGTTTTGCCTTGATAAGTGCAGATGAATTGATCGTTGCTCATACGAATGAAACCGAGTACCGGTCGTTTATTTCAAATAAAAAGAACGAGGCTTTGCATTCAAGAATTATTGTGATGCCGATCCCTTATAACTTGAAGGTGACAGAGGAGGAACGCATTTATCATAAAATGATTTCAGAAAGTGATGTCGCAGATGTGCATATTGCACCGCACACGCTAAAAGTGGCAGCGATGTTCTCCATTCTGACAAGACTCAAAGAGCCGAAGCGTTCTGATATTGATTTGGTGAAAAAAATGCGTCTGTATGACGGAGAGAGTGTCGAAGGCTTTCAATCTGCTGATATTGATGAGATGAAAAAGGAATTTCATGATGAAGGGATGAGCGGAATTGATCCACGGTATGTCATTAACCGCATTTCCTCCACTATTATCAGGAAGAACATGGAATCGATTAATGCCCTAGATGTCCTTCGTTCGTTAAAAGAAGGACTCGATCAGCATCCGTCTATCTCCAGTGAGGACAGGGAGCGCTATTTGAATTTTATTTCTGTTGCTCGAAAAGAGTACGACGATATTGCGAAGAAGGAAGTACAAAAGGCATTTGTGTATTCCTATGAGGAGTCTGCGAAAACGCTCATGGATAATTATTTAGATAATGTCGAGGCATATTGCAACAAAAACAAGCTGCGTGATCCATTAACCGGTGAAGAAATGAATCCTGATGAAAAGCTTATGCGTTCAATTGAGGAGCAGATCGGGATTTCTGAAAACGCCAAAAAAGCTTTTAGAGAAGAAATTCTGATTCGTATTTCGGCTTATGCAAGAAAGGGCAAACGCTTTGATTATAATTCTCATGAAAGATTGCGTGAGGCGATTCAGAAGAAGCTGTTTGCTGATTTAAAAGATGTGGTGAAAATTACGACGTCAACGAAAACGCCGGATGAACAGCAACTGAAGAAAGTGAATGAAGTAGTAGCTAGATTAATTGATGAACATGGCTATAATTCTACAAGTGCAAATGAACTTTTAAAATACGTAGGTAGTCTTCTCAATCGTTAA